The Candidatus Moraniibacteriota bacterium DNA segment AAAACAACGTCCTGACTCTCTCTGGTATTGATAAACAATTGGTAGGTGAATTCACTGCTGTTATCAGAAAATTAAAGCCAGTAGAACCATACAAAGGAAAAGGTTTTCGTTATGTTGGTGAAGTTGTCCGTCGTAAGGAAGGAAAGAAAGCCGCCGCCTAATATAAGCTAGAAAAACGAGTATGCTCAAGAGAGAAATGAAAAAAGTGAAACGATTTGAACGGAAACGTCGTGTCCGTGCCAAAATTTCTGGCACAGCAGAGTGTCCGCGTCTTTCAGTTTTTCGAAGTCTGAGAAACATTTCTGTTCAAGCGATAAATGATGAAACAGGAAAAACAATCGCAGCTGCAGATCTCTTGTTGCTTGGAAAAAAAGCAGAACATACCGTCGCAGGTGCTGCGCTTGTTGGTAAAGAAATTGCTACAAAACTCTCGAAACTGGGAGTAGAGAAAGCAGTGTTTGATCGTTCTGGATACAAGTATCATGGCAAAGTGAAAGCACTTGCAGAAGCTGCGCGTATTGCTGGTCTAGTATTTTAAGTAGTGATATTAATCGAGATTTCAAGTATCTTATGGTAAAGCAAGGAAAAAAAATGGGACGTCGCGAGAAGCCGGAGTTTGATCAAAAACTCCTCAATTTGGCTCGCGTGACACGTGTAGTAAAAGGTGGTCGACGTTTCCGTTTTCGTGCGACGCTTGTTATCGGTAACCGAAAAGGAAAAGTTGGTGTGGGTGTCGCCAAAGGATCTGATGTTTCTGATGCTATCCAGAAGGCTTTCAATGATGCCAAGAAGAATATGATCACCGTCGAACTTGCTGGCTCTACTATTTCTCATGATGTGCTCGCAAAACTCGGTAGTGCTCGAGTACTCCTCAAACCAGCATCTCAAGGACAGGGTATTATTGCTGGTGGAGCGGTACGATCGGTTGTTAACTTGCTCGGAGTGAAAGATATTGTTTCTAAATCTCTCGGTGCTTCCAATCCTTTGAATGTCGCTCGTGTCACTGTAAAAGCTCTTCAGATGTTGAAAGCTCCTCGCGTTCCAAAAGCAGTGAAAGCGACATCAGAAAATGTCGTCCTGAGCGAAGTCGAAGGAACTCACAATGCTAAATAAACTCTTGAAAGACTGATTATGCAAATTCATCAACTCACTGTTACAAAAAAGAAATCACGTAAGCGTATTGGACGCGGTGGTAAGCGTGGTACGACTGCTGGTCGTGGAAGTAATGGTCAGAAATCTCGTTCTGGTGCTTCTGTGGATCCTCTCTTTGAAGGTGGACGCT contains these protein-coding regions:
- the rplR gene encoding 50S ribosomal protein L18, coding for MLKREMKKVKRFERKRRVRAKISGTAECPRLSVFRSLRNISVQAINDETGKTIAAADLLLLGKKAEHTVAGAALVGKEIATKLSKLGVEKAVFDRSGYKYHGKVKALAEAARIAGLVF
- the rpsE gene encoding 30S ribosomal protein S5; this translates as MGRREKPEFDQKLLNLARVTRVVKGGRRFRFRATLVIGNRKGKVGVGVAKGSDVSDAIQKAFNDAKKNMITVELAGSTISHDVLAKLGSARVLLKPASQGQGIIAGGAVRSVVNLLGVKDIVSKSLGASNPLNVARVTVKALQMLKAPRVPKAVKATSENVVLSEVEGTHNAK